The Pseudomonas sp. MM223 genome segment TCATTTCTGAGTTCTGATCAGCAAATGAATCAAGCAATTCGTGTGGGAGCTCATCAGCAGGCTGATGTCGTCGATTAAGGAGGTGATCCAGCCGCAGGTTCCCCTACGGCTACCTTGTTACGACTTCACCCCAGTCATGAATCACACCGTGGTAACCGTCCTCCCGAAGGTTAGACTAGCTACTTCTGGTGCAACCCACTCCCATGGTGTGACGGGCGGTGTGTACAAGGCCCGGGAACGTATTCACCGCGACATTCTGATTCGCGATTACTAGCGATTCCGACTTCACGCAGTCGAGTTGCAGACTGCGATCCGGACTACGATCGGTTTTGTGAGATTAGCTCCACCTCGCGGCTTGGCAACCCTCTGTACCGACCATTGTAGCACGTGTGTAGCCCAGGCCGTAAGGGCCATGATGACTTGACGTCATCCCCACCTTCCTCCGGTTTGTCACCGGCAGTCTCCTTAGAGTGCCCACCATAACGTGCTGGTAACTAAGGACAAGGGTTGCGCTCGTTACGGGACTTAACCCAACATCTCACGACACGAGCTGACGACAGCCATGCAGCACCTGTGTCAGAGTTCCCGAAGGCACCAATCCATCTCTGGAAAGTTCTCTGCATGTCAAGGCCTGGTAAGGTTCTTCGCGTTGCTTCGAATTAAACCACATGCTCCACCGCTTGTGCGGGCCCCCGTCAATTCATTTGAGTTTTAACCTTGCGGCCGTACTCCCCAGGCGGTCAACTTAATGCGTTAGCTGCGCCACTAAAATCTCAAGGATTCCAACGGCTAGTTGACATCGTTTACGGCGTGGACTACCAGGGTATCTAATCCTGTTTGCTCCCCACGCTTTCGCACCTCAGTGTCAGTATCAGTCCAGGTGGTCGCCTTCGCCACTGGTGTTCCTTCCTATATCTACGCATTTCACCGCTACACAGGAAATTCCACCACCCTCTACCGTACTCTAGCTTGCCAGTTTTGGATGCAGTTCCCAGGTTGAGCCCGGGGCTTTCACATCCAACTTAACAAACCACCTACGCGCGCTTTACGCCCAGTAATTCCGATTAACGCTTGCACCCTCTGTATTACCGCGGCTGCTGGCACAGAGTTAGCCGGTGCTTATTCTGTCGGTAACGTCAAAACAGCAAGGTATTAGCTTACTGCCCTTCCTCCCAACTTAAAGTGCTTTACAATCCGAAGACCTTCTTCACACACGCGGCATGGCTGGATCAGGCTTTCGCCCATTGTCCAATATTCCCCACTGCTGCCTCCCGTAGGAGTCTGGACCGTGTCTCAGTTCCAGTGTGACTGATCATCCTCTCAGACCAGTTACGGATCGTCGCCTTGGTGAGCCATTACCTCACCAACTAGCTAATCCGACCTAGGCTCATCTGATAGCGCAAGGCCCGAAGGTCCCCTGCTTTCTCCCGTAGGACGTATGCGGTATTAGCGTTCCTTTCGAAACGTTGTCCCCCACTACCAGGCAGATTCCTAGGCATTACTCACCCGTCCGCCGCTGAATCGAAGAGCAAGCTCTTCTCATCCGCTCGACTTGCATGTGTTAGGCCTGCCGCCAGCGTTCAATCTGAGCCATGATCAAACTCTTCAGTTCAATACTGCTTGGGTTTTTAAGAAACCCTAAACTTGGCTCAGCAATCTCAAATGACTATGTGATTTCTCGCATGGTCACTTGTGATGCTGATAATCTTTTTGACTATCAGTCCGTACTCACAAGCACCCACACGAATTGCTTGATTCAATTTGTTAAAGAGCGTTTGGTTAAGAGCTTTTCGTCTCAACCGAGGCGCGCATTCTACGCTTTCCTCAGAGCCTGTCAAGCGTTTATTTTGAAGTTTTTTAAAACCGCTTTCTTTCGAAAGCCAACAACTTCAAACACTTACTGCTCACCCCGAAGCGTTTGTCGCTGCGAGGAGGCGAATAATACGCGCTTTGAAATTAGAGTCAACACCTTGATCTAAAAAACTTTCCGCACGTGTTTCACCGCTACCTGGCAACTAATGAAAGCGCTGCGGATCTGTAAAGAAACACCCCCACGGAGCGTAGCGGCCATGAGCGATGCGCCAAGCGAGAAAACCCCAGGCCTGTCTGCAGATGAAGAGCAGGAAGTCAGCCATAACCAACCACCGCGGGCGGCCGTGCTGCACGAGATCATTCGCTACCAGGGCGATCAGGAACTGGAACGCACGCTCGCCGCGCTGTGGTGGTCAGCACTGGCCGCCGGCTTGTCCATGGGGCTGTCGCTGATGGCCATGGGGCTGTTCTATGCCCGCCTGCCGGACGGTGACAGCGCCCAGGTGGTTGCCAGCATCGGCTACAGCGCAGGCTTTCTCGCCGTTATCCTGGCACGCCAGCAACTGTTTACCGAGAATACCCTCACCGCCGTGCTGCCCGTCATGACCTCCCCTACCCTGGCCAACTTCGGTCGCTTGATGCGCCTGTGGGGCGTGGTATTGCTCGGCAACCTGGCTGGCACCCTGCTGGTAGCGTGGGTCATGCTGGAGCTGCCGATCTTTGACAGCAAGACAGATGCGGCCTTCCTGGAGATCGGCCGCAAGGTCATGAAGAACGACGTCAGCCAGATGTTCGCCAAAGGCATTGTTTCGGGCTGGATGATCGCCACCATGGTCTGGATGATTCCGTCCATGGAGCACGCCAAGATCTGGATCATCCTGATGATCACCTACCTGATGGCCCTTGGCGACTTCACCCACATAGTAGTGGGTTCGGTCGAGGTGTCTTACCTGGTCTGGGCTGGCGAAGAGACCTGGCGCAGCTTCTGGCTGCAATTCGCCCTGCCTACCCTGGCGGGCAACATTATTGGTGGCAGCTTTATCTTCGGCCTGATCAGCCATGCTCAAGTACGCAGTGACAGCGGCAAGCCGCCCTCGCAACTATTGAAAGACGGCCAGGCCCGGCCCTCGCACAGCAGGGACGACAAACAATGAAGTTCAGCGTGCCGCCATTGTGCGTTCATTTGCCTGGCCCCGCTGACGCACAGGCCGCGGCTGCCACCAGTTCTGCCCGGCATGCGGAGAGTCAAGGCTGACCCGCTCACCCATCTGCGGCGTGCTCAGGCGTACCTGCGCCTGGTTGGCCAGCGTGAGTATGCGTTCGAAGGGTTCCTGCCATTTGTGGGTAGACAGGTCAAACGTGCCGTTGTGAATCGGCAGCATCCAGCGCCCACGCAAATCCAGGTGGGCCTGCAAGCTCTGCTCCGGCTGCATGTGCACATCAGGCCAGGCGACGTTATAGGCACCGGTTTCGATCAGGGTCAGATCGAATGGCCCGAAACGTTCGCCTATCTGTTTGAAACCGTCGAAGTAACCGGTATCGCCACTGAAGAATACCCGCACACCTTCATCGACGATCACCCAGGACGCCCATAACGTCCGATTGCTGTCCAGCAGCCCGCGCCCGGAAAAGTGCTGCGCCGGGGTGGCAACGAAGCGCACACCATCCACGACGCTTTCCTGCCACCAGTCCAGTTGTCGCACTTGCGCCGGGGCCACGCCCCAGCTAATCAGCAGGTCGCCCACGCCCAGTGGCGCCAGGAATACCCCGGTGTGCGGCGCCAATTGGCGAATCGCCTGCTCGTCGAGGTGGTCGAAGTGATCGTGCGAAAGCACCACCGCAGCCAGCGGCGGCAACTGGTCCAGTGCCAGCGGCGGCGCATGGAAGCGCAGCGGGCCGGCCCACTGCACGGGTGAGGCGCGCTCGGCGAACACCGGGTCGGTAATAAAGAAGCGCCCACGCAACTTCAGCAATACTGTGGAATGGCCCAGGCGCCACAAACTGTGGTCCGGGGCATCGAGCACCTGCTGGCGGGTCATGGGCTGGAGGCTGATCGGCGTGGCTGGTCGCGTTTGTGGCGGTTTGCGCAGGAACAGGTACTTGAGCCCGATGCGCAGTTTTTTCAATACGCCATCCTGCGCAAGCAACGCCTGGTTGTGGAAGCGTCCATCCCGCTGGGGTGCCGACTCGCCGGCGTGGTTGGCCAAAGGGACCATCAGCAACACTCCAAGCAACAGGAAAGCCTTCATGTTACCCCACAGTGATCGGATCAACCGTGAATTGGCTTGTAAGGTCATTTTTCGCCGATGAAACACTGTTCAACAATATTCACGTGAGTTATGCGATAAACGGTACCCCGGCAGAAGAACGATGACCATGATGGACAACCGCAGCGGCAAAGGCCTTTCATTCGTCAAGCGCATCTACCTGCCGCGCGTTATCGGCCTGGGCATCGGTCTGCTCAGCGTCATGGCCGGCATGGCGCCGCTGACGCCGACTGGGTGGGTGTGGGGGCTGCTGCTGTTCAATGGGCTGCTGTGGCCGCACGTGGCCTACCTCTGGGCCAAGCGCTCGGCAACCCCTTACCAGGCGGAACAACGCAATTTGCTGCTCGACTCACTGATGGGCGGGTTCTGGACCGCCGCCATGCACTTCAACCCGTTACCCTCCGTGACCGTGCTGTCGATGATGACCATGAACAACGTCGCTGCCGGCGGCAAGCGGCTGGTCGTGCGTGGGGCAATGGCCCAGCTGGCCGGCATGCTTGTCGCCATTCTGGTGCTTGGCCCCGGCCTGCAACTGAATGCCACGCCCCTGCAAGTTTATGCCTGCTTGCCGATGCTGACGCTGTACCCGTTAGCCCTGGGCTGGGTGTGCTACCAGCTGGCGATCAAGCTGGCCGACCACAAGCGCCGGCTGAGCGCCCTGAGCCTCACCGACAGCCTGACCGGGCTGCTCAACCATGGCGCCTGGAAAGACCTGCTGCTGCTGAAGTTCCAGGCTTGTAAACAGCTACCGGGGAGCGCGGTCATTGCCCTCATCGACATTGACCATTTCAAGACCATCAACGACACCTTCGGCCACGTGGTCGGCGATTGTGTTCTGCGCCAGCTCAGTACCGAACTCCGGCGTAACCTGCGCGAAGGCGACCAGGCCGGGCGGTACGGCGGCGACGAGTTCTGCGTGATCCTGCCGGACACCAGCGAAGCTCAGGCCTGCCACGCCATGGAGCGCCTGCGCGAGCAGGTCGCCAACTACCGTAACCCGCAGTTGCCGCACCTGCGCATCAGCCTAAGCATCGGCCTGTCAGCGTTCGAGGCTGGCCTGCAATCCCCGGAACACTGGCTAGAACAGGCGGACAAGGCCCTGTACACCGCCAAGCACGCAGGCCGCGACCAAGTCAATTTTGCCCGCGGCGAGGCTGCGACGCTCAGGCTGGCCTATCCTGATTGAACCCCCTGCCTGACTGCCCGACGGGGGGCTGCTTGAAGGAGCCGCACGCGCATGGCCAGGACTGCCAACCTTCCACCCGCAAGCCCAACGCCGCGCTTCCAGGTACGCCACCTGATTGCCGGTTTCAGCGCAGTGTTCGGCCTGGCCTGCCTGGTCATCCTTGGCGCCCTGTTCAATATCGCGACCACACTCGACCATCAGGAACGCCAGCGTAGCGCCTTCCACGCAACCCAGGCGCTGGAACAACGGCTGTTGGCCTCACGCCAGTTTCTGTCCAGCTATGCCGTATGGGATGCAGCCTTCGAACACCTGGCGGGCCACGCCGACTGGCAGTGGGCCTACGAGGAAAAGAACGTAGGCGAGTCGCTGTACAGCGCCAGCGGCTACGAAGGGGTGTTTGTGGTGGAAAACGACCGCACCACCTATGCCTTGTTCAAAGGCCAGCCCAGCCAGGCAGGCGCCAACACCTATATAGACGCAGCGCTTCAGCCAATCATCGACCAGGCTCGTGCGGCAGCCATTCCCCGCGAGCAGATCACCCGTTTCGTGCTGTTCAATGGCTGGCCGGCCGTACTCAGTGCCGCGGCCGTACGCCCGGACCGTGACGTCACCGACCGTGAGGTAAGCCAGGCGCCAGTCATGCTGTTTGTCGACCAGCTTACCGAAGAAAAACTCGCGCAACTGGGCAAGGGTGCCGGCCTCACCGGCATGCACGTGGAAAAGGAAGACATGCAGCAGCATGACCACTTGCGCATCGACCTGGGTGACACCGGCTATCACCTGTCCTGGAGCAGCCCGTTGCCTGGGCACCAATTGCTGTGGGCAGTAATGCCAGCCCTGCTGGGCGCGCTGCTGATACTTGGCCTGATCATGTTGTACCTGTTCCGCCTCACTTTGCGCAGTTCGCGGGCAATCGGCCTTACGCTTTCGCACCTGCAGCAGAGCAACCAGGCCCTGGAAGCCAGCGAACAACGTTTTCGCGCCGTGGCGGAGTCGGCATCCGACTGGATCTGGGAAACCGACCGGCAACAACGCCTGACATACCTGTCGCAGCGCTTTGCCAATGTCACCGGCTACCCGGTGGATGACTGGCTGGGCCACCCGCTGAACCAGTTGCTGGCCTGCGATACCACGCCGTTATCGCCCTGGCTGGACGCCCTCGCCAACGCAGACCCACAACAGTTGGCCAACCTGCGTTGTACTTACCGTGACCAGAATGGCCAAAACCGCTACTGCAGGATTTCGGCCCGCGCCATCTGGCGTGACGACAGACCTGTGGGTTTTCGTGGCACAGCCAGCGACATCACCGACGAAGTCGATGCCCACGCACGCATCCAGCACCTTTCGCTGCACGACCCACTGACCGGGTTGGCCAACCGCAACAAGCTGGCCAGGCACCTGGAACAGGCCCTGCTGCGCGGCAGTGACTCGCCGCCATTGACCCTGCTGTTGCTGGACCTGGACAAC includes the following:
- the yfdC gene encoding Inner membrane protein YfdC (*Name yfdC) codes for the protein MSDAPSEKTPGLSADEEQEVSHNQPPRAAVLHEIIRYQGDQELERTLAALWWSALAAGLSMGLSLMAMGLFYARLPDGDSAQVVASIGYSAGFLAVILARQQLFTENTLTAVLPVMTSPTLANFGRLMRLWGVVLLGNLAGTLLVAWVMLELPIFDSKTDAAFLEIGRKVMKNDVSQMFAKGIVSGWMIATMVWMIPSMEHAKIWIILMITYLMALGDFTHIVVGSVEVSYLVWAGEETWRSFWLQFALPTLAGNIIGGSFIFGLISHAQVRSDSGKPPSQLLKDGQARPSHSRDDKQ
- a CDS encoding putative protein is translated as MVPLANHAGESAPQRDGRFHNQALLAQDGVLKKLRIGLKYLFLRKPPQTRPATPISLQPMTRQQVLDAPDHSLWRLGHSTVLLKLRGRFFITDPVFAERASPVQWAGPLRFHAPPLALDQLPPLAAVVLSHDHFDHLDEQAIRQLAPHTGVFLAPLGVGDLLISWGVAPAQVRQLDWWQESVVDGVRFVATPAQHFSGRGLLDSNRTLWASWVIVDEGVRVFFSGDTGYFDGFKQIGERFGPFDLTLIETGAYNVAWPDVHMQPEQSLQAHLDLRGRWMLPIHNGTFDLSTHKWQEPFERILTLANQAQVRLSTPQMGERVSLDSPHAGQNWWQPRPVRQRGQANERTMAAR
- the dgcC gene encoding putative diguanylate cyclase DgcC (*Name dgcC); this encodes MMDNRSGKGLSFVKRIYLPRVIGLGIGLLSVMAGMAPLTPTGWVWGLLLFNGLLWPHVAYLWAKRSATPYQAEQRNLLLDSLMGGFWTAAMHFNPLPSVTVLSMMTMNNVAAGGKRLVVRGAMAQLAGMLVAILVLGPGLQLNATPLQVYACLPMLTLYPLALGWVCYQLAIKLADHKRRLSALSLTDSLTGLLNHGAWKDLLLLKFQACKQLPGSAVIALIDIDHFKTINDTFGHVVGDCVLRQLSTELRRNLREGDQAGRYGGDEFCVILPDTSEAQACHAMERLREQVANYRNPQLPHLRISLSIGLSAFEAGLQSPEHWLEQADKALYTAKHAGRDQVNFARGEAATLRLAYPD